The nucleotide sequence CATTGTGTTATAGAATCTGGTGTCTCGCTTAGTGCTTCCTGACGTGAATGTGCTTAGCACAAACAGATGGATTCATGTCGCCACAGTTGTCGTCGTGCCACAGTTCATCTGTAAACCAAAAGAAATAATCAGTCAATTATTCTATGTAGCAACTACAAGCTCCAGAAAGGACAATTTTACTAACCTGTGCCTTCAAAATCCACGCAGTGTTCAACTCCACCTACATTGTCTGGCTGACCACTTGCAAAATCCTCATAAGTATTAGCTGTACCATCAGTCCAGAGGAAAGTGTAATCCTAAATTAAAAAGGGTCATTTGAAggagtcataaaaaaaatgacagttgagATTTTTTCCCACAGTTTGTTTGCCTGATGTAATCAAACTCGAGCGTAAAATTAGGGTTATCGCAATCATAATCAATTCTAAGGTTTAAAGTTAGGTCATTGTAATAGTTTGGATAAGTTGAATTGACTGGAACAATTCAATCAACCAACGACTTGCAGGCGGAGCTAGATGAGGAATGTGTTGTTTCCTATCCTTCGACACTTCTTTCCTTTCCTCTTTGAGTTTAAAATACATacagttagttttttttctggtcaaTATTTTACCGTGATTGGGTCATGCAATCCAATCCAGGTGTCGTCGAAGACTCCCGCTGCGTCCCGAATCACTTCACGGACAATTGCATTTTCAAGACGATTTCTGATGGAAACCAGATTCCCACCAAGAATGTTGCAGACactcttaaaaagaaaaaggcagTCAAAAGATAGTCAATAATTGGATTACTTCTTGTaaaatatcaacaacaacaaataaatgtcattattattgGGTGTTTTCCATACCTCTGAATCAGCAAAGGTTCTCTCGTCATGTTGGTAGATAAAACAGTAATTGCCCAATCTGGTCCAACCCTTGGGACAGTAGCCTGCATGACAATTTCAACCATTTTAGAGGAAGCAACAACTCAATCGGAAGTCAAATGCTGTCAAATTGATTAGGCTGGATGGTGTAGAAAGAATACAAGTGTGCTACCTTTCTTTGTCTGACccaactgtggaaaaaaaaacaagagtgtaAATCACTGAAGATTAGTACTATGCAACTATGCAATGGTTAAAGTCATTAAAGGAAGACCTACAACTCCAGTCAGCAGTCCACTGAGCCCACAAAAGAGGATCAACAAACGAAGAGAGAATGCCATCTGCGCAAGGACAGAAAATAtcgtttttctttttgcatttaTACGCCAGTTATAATCTGACTATAAAAGGAACCTATCTCAAAATGTATTGGTTACACTATTTgggttacaaaatgatt is from Stigmatopora nigra isolate UIUO_SnigA chromosome 1, RoL_Snig_1.1, whole genome shotgun sequence and encodes:
- the LOC144207048 gene encoding ladderlectin-like; this translates as MAFSLRLLILFCGLSGLLTGVLGQTKKGYCPKGWTRLGNYCFIYQHDERTFADSESVCNILGGNLVSIRNRLENAIVREVIRDAAGVFDDTWIGLHDPITDYTFLWTDGTANTYEDFASGQPDNVGGVEHCVDFEGTDELWHDDNCGDMNPSVCAKHIHVRKH